A region of Streptomyces sp. TG1A-60 DNA encodes the following proteins:
- a CDS encoding DUF2637 domain-containing protein codes for MRLTDISLNWLLPGAVLLLGMLAAVAVLARGKRSGEHAKTEDSWERSEERRRRKEALYGTASYILLFCCAAVAAALSFRGLVGFGEQNLGLTDGWQYLVPFGLDGAAMFCSVLAVREASHGDAALGSRILVWTFAGAAAWFNWVHAPRGLGHDGAPQFFAGMSLSAAVLFDRALKQTRRAALREQGLVPRPLPQIRVVRWLRAPRETYRAWSLMLLEGVRSLDEAVDEVREDKRIKEETRTRKREQERLERAHLKAISRGHRGLPGRGGGGGGGGGGGRQVDTTVERVPAAQVASEPAISTPEQLPVRTRPSLQPVRNGADKSITVDLTAEDDTMALPRLDSLERKLKDLEQQFG; via the coding sequence ATGAGATTGACCGACATATCGCTGAACTGGCTGCTTCCGGGCGCCGTACTGCTCCTGGGCATGCTGGCGGCGGTTGCGGTGCTCGCGCGCGGCAAGCGCTCCGGGGAGCACGCGAAGACCGAGGATTCCTGGGAACGCAGCGAGGAGCGCCGCAGGCGCAAGGAGGCCCTCTACGGCACGGCCTCCTACATCCTTCTCTTCTGCTGTGCCGCGGTCGCCGCCGCGCTCTCCTTCCGCGGCCTGGTCGGCTTCGGCGAACAGAACCTGGGCCTCACCGACGGGTGGCAGTACCTGGTTCCGTTCGGCCTCGACGGCGCCGCCATGTTCTGCTCGGTCCTCGCGGTGCGCGAGGCCAGCCACGGTGACGCGGCCCTCGGCTCCCGGATACTCGTCTGGACGTTCGCCGGTGCGGCGGCCTGGTTCAACTGGGTGCACGCGCCCAGGGGCCTCGGCCACGACGGCGCCCCGCAGTTCTTCGCCGGCATGTCCCTGTCCGCCGCGGTTCTCTTCGACCGCGCGCTGAAGCAGACCCGCCGGGCCGCACTGCGCGAGCAGGGTCTCGTCCCGCGTCCGCTGCCGCAGATCCGTGTCGTCCGCTGGCTGCGGGCCCCCCGCGAGACGTACAGGGCCTGGTCGCTGATGCTCCTGGAGGGCGTGCGCAGCCTGGACGAGGCCGTGGACGAGGTCCGCGAGGACAAGCGGATCAAGGAAGAGACCCGGACGCGCAAGCGCGAGCAGGAGCGTCTGGAGCGCGCACACCTCAAGGCGATCAGCCGGGGCCACCGGGGCCTGCCGGGTCGTGGCGGTGGCGGCGGTGGCGGCGGCGGCGGCGGACGCCAGGTGGACACCACGGTGGAGCGCGTGCCCGCCGCCCAGGTCGCCTCGGAGCCTGCCATATCGACACCGGAGCAGCTGCCCGTACGTACGCGTCCCTCCCTGCAGCCCGTGCGCAACGGCGCTGACAAGTCGATCACCGTCGACCTCACCGCGGAGGACGACACCATGGCCCTGCCACGGCTCGACTCCCTGGAGCGCAAGCTCAAGGACCTTGAGCAGCAGTTCGGCTGA
- a CDS encoding ATP-binding protein, whose protein sequence is MERQARGGGPVAIGAFLAEAVGEAAGGTTGKAGAGQLRRRLGRADLRAVPEARRALRELLRQWGRPGRSETAELLTSELVTNALIHTDHDAVLTATVSPRGLHVEVRDFVARRPRPRMPRTDDGTHGRGLLLVQSLADAWGVRAHGVGKAVWFDLDGGLT, encoded by the coding sequence ATGGAGAGGCAGGCACGAGGGGGCGGCCCTGTGGCGATAGGGGCCTTCTTGGCGGAAGCGGTGGGGGAAGCGGCCGGCGGCACGACGGGCAAGGCCGGTGCCGGACAGCTCAGGCGCAGACTCGGGCGGGCGGACCTGAGGGCGGTGCCCGAGGCCCGCCGGGCCCTGCGGGAGCTGCTGCGGCAATGGGGGCGGCCGGGGAGATCGGAGACAGCGGAGCTGCTGACGAGCGAGCTGGTGACCAACGCGCTCATCCACACCGACCACGACGCGGTGCTGACCGCCACCGTCTCACCGCGCGGACTGCACGTGGAAGTACGGGATTTCGTGGCACGCAGGCCCAGACCCAGGATGCCCAGGACCGACGACGGCACCCATGGTCGTGGCCTCCTCCTCGTCCAGTCCCTCGCCGACGCCTGGGGGGTACGGGCGCACGGCGTGGGCAAGGCGGTGTGGTTCGACCTGGACGGCGGACTGACGTAA
- a CDS encoding protein phosphatase 2C domain-containing protein has protein sequence MPPQDSPGGLGGRGDFGGRGGRGAQDGQGSRPDAPQAPPPSAPPSVPPVGPAPAPSPTTDSLRRGGSAPRPAPWEPPPAQPTGPLTFSTGPTPPGLRAASFRRGTPARPPMGSVPASRPPEGAPPPPAGRPLTDAPGGAAPAPPRPSVSPAPSAAEPSDAPPSARFDLPTVQTRGATPVTGRRDVRVDYVGSGPPTYDAEPTALPSADPEGLDDLVADTVLDGAHYGVCTLRAASLRGDSARYRGEPRRDSLLTARFGVGEQALVLVAVATGVRATPGAHRAAAEACRWIGRAVGLSHARLVEDIRAARRVDLKSGLHRLTDRSLGKLRAGAAEQGLDPEEYTASLRCLLLPADPRCRTRVFFGAGAGGLFRLRGGEWQDLEPRVADTAGAPVVGFGSLPHETPDGDRLTMDLGITTPPSPYEPAPAPPREPFRFRASVAREGDVLLLCTGGLAEPLRAEAPLAEHLAGRWGADEPPGLAAFLADAQVRVKGYADDRTAAAVWEA, from the coding sequence GTGCCGCCCCAGGACTCGCCGGGCGGACTCGGCGGACGGGGAGACTTCGGTGGACGTGGTGGGCGCGGAGCGCAGGACGGGCAAGGCAGCCGGCCGGACGCCCCCCAGGCTCCTCCCCCTTCGGCCCCGCCCTCCGTTCCGCCCGTCGGCCCCGCCCCGGCCCCGAGCCCCACGACAGATTCCTTGCGTCGCGGCGGTTCCGCCCCGCGGCCCGCACCCTGGGAGCCACCGCCCGCGCAGCCGACGGGCCCCCTGACCTTCTCGACCGGTCCCACCCCGCCGGGCTTGCGCGCGGCATCCTTCCGACGCGGTACGCCCGCGCGACCGCCCATGGGGTCAGTGCCCGCCTCACGGCCCCCGGAGGGCGCGCCACCTCCTCCCGCCGGCAGGCCTTTGACGGACGCACCCGGCGGGGCCGCGCCCGCGCCGCCACGGCCGTCCGTTTCGCCCGCGCCCTCCGCCGCCGAGCCCTCCGACGCCCCGCCCTCCGCTCGGTTCGACCTCCCCACCGTCCAGACGCGGGGGGCCACTCCGGTCACCGGGCGGCGGGATGTGCGGGTCGACTACGTCGGGTCCGGGCCGCCCACGTACGACGCGGAGCCGACCGCGCTGCCGTCGGCGGATCCGGAGGGTCTGGACGACCTGGTGGCGGACACCGTGCTGGACGGGGCGCATTACGGGGTCTGCACGCTGCGGGCCGCGTCGCTGCGCGGGGACTCGGCGCGCTACCGGGGCGAGCCGCGCCGGGATTCACTTCTGACCGCCCGTTTCGGTGTGGGCGAGCAGGCCCTGGTGCTGGTGGCCGTGGCGACGGGTGTCCGGGCCACACCGGGGGCGCACCGCGCGGCGGCGGAGGCGTGCCGATGGATCGGGCGGGCCGTCGGGCTCAGCCACGCACGGCTGGTGGAGGACATCCGGGCGGCCCGGCGCGTTGACCTCAAGTCCGGGCTGCACCGGCTCACCGACCGCAGCCTCGGCAAGCTGCGGGCCGGCGCCGCAGAGCAGGGCCTCGACCCGGAGGAGTACACGGCGAGCCTGCGCTGTCTGCTGCTCCCGGCCGACCCTCGGTGCCGTACGCGCGTGTTCTTCGGCGCCGGCGCCGGCGGGCTGTTCCGGCTGCGGGGCGGGGAGTGGCAGGACTTGGAGCCGCGCGTCGCCGACACGGCGGGCGCGCCGGTCGTCGGCTTCGGCTCGTTGCCGCACGAGACCCCCGACGGCGACCGCCTCACCATGGACCTCGGTATCACGACGCCCCCGAGCCCGTACGAACCCGCCCCCGCGCCGCCCCGTGAACCCTTCCGCTTCCGGGCCTCCGTGGCGCGGGAGGGCGACGTCCTGCTGCTGTGCACCGGCGGCCTCGCCGAGCCCCTGCGCGCGGAGGCCCCGCTCGCGGAGCATCTCGCGGGCCGCTGGGGAGCCGACGAGCCGCCCGGCCTCGCCGCCTTCCTCGCCGACGCCCAGGTCAGGGTCAAGGGCTACGCGGACGACCGTACGGCCGCCGCCGTGTGGGAGGCCTGA
- a CDS encoding winged helix-turn-helix transcriptional regulator produces MLGAIGLDETHEAAYRALVSVGAADVPDLARRLTLGEHDTERALRRLERHGLAAQSSARAGRWVAAPPGVALGALLTQQRHELEKAELAAAMLAEEYRASAAEPAAHDLVEVVIGSAAIAQRFLQLQLGATEEVCAMVTGAPIAVSGPENNPAEEQATGRGVGYRVVVERAVLDEDSGLTELSAALGREERVRVLDKVPTKLVIADRTLAMVPLTTHTAEPAALVVHASGLLELLSGLFESVWRQALPLRLGAGRVSEDVPDGPDETDLEILSLLLAGMTDASVAKQLDLGLRTVQRRVKRLMELTGVTTRLQLGWHAYERSWVTRN; encoded by the coding sequence ATGCTGGGAGCGATCGGTCTCGACGAGACGCACGAGGCGGCGTACCGGGCACTGGTGTCCGTGGGCGCCGCCGACGTACCGGATCTGGCGCGCCGGCTCACGCTCGGGGAGCACGACACCGAGCGCGCGCTGCGCCGGCTGGAGCGGCACGGTCTCGCTGCCCAGTCCTCCGCGCGCGCGGGCCGCTGGGTGGCCGCGCCGCCCGGGGTGGCCCTGGGCGCTCTGCTCACCCAGCAGCGCCACGAGCTGGAGAAGGCGGAGCTGGCGGCGGCGATGCTGGCCGAGGAGTACCGGGCGAGCGCGGCCGAGCCCGCCGCACACGACCTGGTCGAGGTGGTGATCGGCTCGGCCGCGATAGCGCAGCGCTTCCTCCAGCTCCAGCTCGGCGCCACGGAGGAGGTCTGCGCCATGGTCACCGGCGCTCCGATCGCGGTCTCCGGACCGGAGAACAACCCGGCGGAGGAGCAGGCCACCGGCCGCGGTGTCGGCTACCGCGTGGTGGTCGAGCGGGCCGTCCTGGACGAGGACAGCGGGCTCACCGAGCTGTCCGCCGCGCTGGGCCGGGAGGAGCGGGTGCGGGTGCTGGACAAGGTGCCCACGAAGCTCGTCATCGCCGACCGCACGCTCGCGATGGTCCCGCTCACCACGCACACCGCCGAGCCCGCCGCGCTCGTCGTCCACGCGAGCGGTCTGCTGGAGCTGCTGTCGGGCCTGTTCGAGTCGGTGTGGCGGCAGGCCCTGCCACTGCGGCTCGGCGCGGGCCGTGTCAGTGAGGACGTACCGGACGGCCCCGACGAGACCGACCTGGAGATCCTCTCCCTGCTGCTGGCCGGCATGACCGACGCGAGCGTCGCCAAACAGCTCGACCTGGGCTTGAGGACCGTGCAGCGCCGGGTGAAACGCCTGATGGAGCTGACCGGCGTGACGACCCGGCTGCAGTTGGGCTGGCATGCGTACGAGCGGTCCTGGGTGACCCGGAACTGA
- a CDS encoding DUF456 domain-containing protein, whose product MGAWELLLVAVVLLLGMCGVLVPGVPGTWLVWAGVMWWALEDPRPLAWWVLVGSTAVLLLSRAVRWGLPPRRTEESGATPRMGVYAGVGALLGFVLLPVLGAIPGFVGGIYLSERLRLGRHGAATAATRTAMRSGGSDVLAELFACLLVVGAWVGVVFGG is encoded by the coding sequence ATGGGAGCGTGGGAACTCCTGCTGGTCGCAGTGGTGCTGCTGCTCGGCATGTGCGGAGTGCTGGTGCCCGGCGTGCCGGGGACCTGGCTCGTGTGGGCCGGGGTCATGTGGTGGGCGCTGGAGGACCCGCGGCCCCTCGCCTGGTGGGTGCTCGTGGGCTCCACCGCCGTCCTCCTGCTGTCCCGGGCGGTCCGCTGGGGTCTGCCGCCCCGGCGGACGGAGGAGAGCGGCGCCACCCCCCGGATGGGGGTGTACGCCGGTGTCGGCGCCCTCCTGGGTTTCGTCCTCCTCCCCGTGCTCGGCGCGATCCCCGGCTTCGTCGGCGGCATCTACCTCTCCGAGCGGCTCCGCCTCGGCCGCCACGGCGCGGCGACGGCCGCGACGCGCACCGCGATGCGCTCGGGCGGGTCGGACGTCCTGGCGGAACTGTTCGCGTGCCTGCTGGTCGTGGGCGCGTGGGTGGGCGTGGTCTTCGGGGGCTGA
- a CDS encoding methylated-DNA--[protein]-cysteine S-methyltransferase has protein sequence MSTEQRTYRTTVDSPVGRLLLTADESGALTSLSVPEQKGGRVPLAGRLRDPGPFRAAEEQLAAYFAGELKEFRLELRGEGTDFRQRVWAALDDVPYGATTTYGAVAARIGAPRAAVRAVGGAIGANPLLILRPCHRVIGADGTLTGYAGGLVRKRLLLDLEGVL, from the coding sequence GTGAGCACCGAGCAGCGGACGTACCGCACCACCGTCGACAGCCCCGTCGGACGACTTCTCCTCACCGCCGACGAGTCGGGCGCCCTCACCTCCCTCTCCGTGCCGGAGCAGAAAGGCGGCCGGGTCCCCCTGGCGGGCCGGCTGCGCGACCCGGGGCCCTTCCGGGCGGCCGAGGAACAGCTCGCCGCCTACTTCGCCGGTGAACTAAAGGAGTTCCGGCTGGAGTTGCGGGGTGAGGGCACCGACTTCCGGCAGCGGGTGTGGGCCGCGCTCGACGACGTCCCGTACGGCGCGACCACCACGTACGGTGCCGTCGCCGCCCGTATCGGCGCGCCCCGGGCGGCCGTCCGGGCCGTCGGCGGCGCGATCGGCGCCAATCCCCTCCTCATCCTCCGCCCCTGCCACCGCGTGATCGGCGCGGACGGCACCCTCACCGGGTACGCCGGCGGCCTCGTCCGCAAGCGCCTGCTGCTCGACCTGGAGGGCGTGCTCTGA
- the rsgA gene encoding ribosome small subunit-dependent GTPase A → MSLSSLPGSSSSSSHPLVPYGWDADWEAEFAPHAEQGLLPGRVVRVDRGRCDVITPAGTVRADTEFVVPRDPMNVVCTGDWAAVDPEGSDPRYVRTLLPRRAAFVRSTSSKRSEGQVLASNIDHVVICVSLAVELDLGRIERFLALAMSCSRGDALLRESEPSWESGARPVVVLTKADLVPDAATLGHLVQDVETVAPGIAVLTVSSALDEGLDVLAAVLSGGTSVLLGQSGAGKSTLANALLGEDVMDVRAIRDVDGKGRHTTTTRNLLALPGGGVLIDTPGLRGVGLWDAGSGVGQVFAEIEELAADCRFHDCAHIAEPGCAVLGAVESGELPERRLDSYRKLLRENQRIAAQSDARMRAEIRKEWKRRDAEGRAAMEAKRNRWA, encoded by the coding sequence TTGTCTCTCTCTTCTCTCCCGGGTTCGTCCTCGTCTTCTTCGCATCCGCTCGTGCCGTACGGGTGGGATGCGGACTGGGAGGCCGAGTTCGCCCCACATGCCGAGCAGGGACTCCTGCCGGGCCGTGTCGTCCGGGTCGACCGCGGCCGGTGCGACGTCATCACCCCGGCCGGTACCGTTCGTGCCGACACCGAGTTCGTCGTCCCCCGCGACCCGATGAACGTCGTGTGCACGGGGGACTGGGCTGCCGTCGACCCCGAAGGCAGCGATCCGCGGTATGTGCGCACGCTCCTGCCGCGCCGTGCTGCGTTCGTGCGGTCGACGTCGTCCAAGCGCTCCGAGGGCCAGGTGCTGGCCTCCAACATCGACCACGTCGTCATCTGTGTGTCGCTCGCGGTCGAACTGGACCTCGGGCGGATCGAGCGGTTCCTCGCGCTCGCGATGTCCTGCTCCAGAGGTGATGCACTGCTGCGCGAGTCGGAACCCTCCTGGGAGTCCGGGGCGCGGCCCGTGGTCGTGCTAACCAAGGCCGACCTCGTGCCGGACGCCGCCACGCTGGGGCATCTGGTGCAGGACGTGGAGACCGTCGCGCCCGGCATCGCCGTGCTGACGGTCAGCTCCGCCCTCGACGAGGGCCTCGACGTCCTCGCCGCGGTGCTCTCCGGCGGCACCTCCGTGCTGCTCGGGCAGTCCGGCGCCGGCAAGTCGACCCTCGCCAACGCGCTGCTCGGCGAGGACGTCATGGACGTCCGGGCCATCCGTGACGTGGACGGCAAGGGACGGCACACCACCACCACCCGCAACCTCCTCGCCCTGCCGGGCGGCGGAGTCCTCATCGACACACCCGGGCTGCGCGGCGTCGGCCTCTGGGACGCCGGGAGCGGGGTCGGGCAGGTCTTCGCCGAGATCGAGGAACTGGCCGCGGACTGCCGCTTCCACGACTGCGCGCACATCGCCGAGCCCGGCTGCGCGGTCCTCGGCGCGGTCGAGTCCGGTGAACTGCCCGAGCGGCGGCTCGACAGCTACCGCAAGCTGCTCCGCGAGAACCAGCGGATCGCGGCCCAGTCCGACGCCCGGATGCGGGCCGAGATCCGGAAGGAGTGGAAACGGAGGGACGCCGAGGGGCGCGCGGCGATGGAGGCCAAGCGGAATCGCTGGGCGTAG